Within the Enterobacter roggenkampii genome, the region GACACGCCGTATGGCCTGGGGGCAGGCGTCTGGAGCCGCAACGGTAATCTGGCCTATAAAATGGGCCGCGGCATTCAGGCCGGACGCGTCTGGACCAACTGCTATCACGCCTATCCGGCACACGCGGCATTTGGCGGTTATAAGCAGTCGGGCATCGGGCGTGAAACCCACAAGATGATGCTGGAGCATTACCAACAGACCAAATGTCTGCTGGTCAGCTATTCCGATAAGCCACTGGGGCTGTTCTAGTCGCCCAGCTCAGGCCGTCCGTGGGCGGCCTGAGCGATTTGCTGGCGCAGGCAGTTCAGTACGCCATCCAGAACGTATTGCACGCGCCAGGGCTGGTATTCGCGTTTGCGGAAGATGGCGGTCAGATCGAGCCACCACTCTTCCTGATGCGGGAAGCAGGGGACGAGCATGCCTTTCGTTAATTCTTTTTTCAGGCTCTCTTTTGGCGCAAAAACAATCCCAAGATTATTTCTTGCCAGCTCCAGGGCCGTCTGCGTATTGTCGCAAATATAATTACCGGTCACCCGGTAGTCATGCACGTCATCGCTGCCGTGCACGCGGAAACGCCAGATGTTGGCTTCATCGACCAGCATGGAGTCAATGAGAATACAGGAGTGATTAATTAAATCTTCAGGTCCGGTTAAGGGATGTTTATTTAAATATTCTACGGTTGCGAAGGCCGTAACGGAATATTGTGTCAAAACGCTGGCCACCAGGCTTTCGTCTTTCGGCTGAGCATAGGTAATTAAAATGTCGCAGTCATCCGGAAAGGTAACGCCTTCTGAAAATTCATTCCGGTCCAGATTGTAGGTTTTCAGGGAGATGCGGATGTCGCCGATGTCTTCTATCTGATGGATCACGTGTCGCGCGAGGTAGGTCACGATACCTGTTGGGGCATAGATCGTCACTTTTCCGCGCTTTTCATGCTTATAATCAGCAATGAAATTAACAAGCTGGCTGTTCTTATCCAGCGTGGCATTCACGTAGGGGAGTAACGCTTCACCAAACTGGGTCAGGGC harbors:
- a CDS encoding LysR family transcriptional regulator, with protein sequence MSTLQLKPRELKIISVIAATHSIGDAAALLGMAQANVSKYLSDFETRVGLKVFERTTRQLALTQFGEALLPYVNATLDKNSQLVNFIADYKHEKRGKVTIYAPTGIVTYLARHVIHQIEDIGDIRISLKTYNLDRNEFSEGVTFPDDCDILITYAQPKDESLVASVLTQYSVTAFATVEYLNKHPLTGPEDLINHSCILIDSMLVDEANIWRFRVHGSDDVHDYRVTGNYICDNTQTALELARNNLGIVFAPKESLKKELTKGMLVPCFPHQEEWWLDLTAIFRKREYQPWRVQYVLDGVLNCLRQQIAQAAHGRPELGD